One Algoriphagus sp. Y33 genomic window, ATCTGCAGTTTCATATTCAATTGCATTTAGTGGTGAACAAATAATTTATTTATGCTTTGGGATGTGCCTGTTCGAACACAGCCTTAAGTTTTTCCATGGAATTGTGCGTGTATACCTGAGTGGCGGCGAGATTTGCATGCCCCAGCAAATCCTTGACAGCATTCAGATCAGCTCCCTTATTGAGAAGGTGGGTAGCAAAAGTATGCCTCAGCACATGTGGGCTGCGCTTTGAAGTCTGCGCAAAAAGATCCAAATAATGCCTGACGATACGAAAAATCATCATAGGGTAACTTTGCTTTTGTTGATTGCTGACAATAAAATACTCACTTTGACCTACTTTTGAAAACCTTTCCTCAAATACTTTTTTGTACAGCAAAATATTCTGTTTTAAGCCTTTTGTTATCGGAATAATTCTTTCCTTTTTCCTTTTCCCAAGCACCTTGACCGAATCCTCTATCAGATTAATATCCGACCATTGTAAGCCGATTAACTCTGAAAGCCTGACTCCGGTGAGGTAAAGAAACTCCATCACCATCTTGTCTCGCTGTCCTTCGAAGGTCGGTTCATAGACGCTTTCATTTAGAACGGATTCTATGGCCGATTCCTGCACAAACTCGGGAAGTTTTTTCGGGTTTTTAAGACCTTTTAACTTATACGTTGGATCCTTGGAAATGATTCTGGACCTAAGCAAAAACTTATAATAGGACCTCAGAGTGGCTATTTTACGGTTGACTGAAGTAGTGCTTAACCCACTATCTACCAGATCGATCACCCATGCCCGAAGCTCAGGATGCTCTGCCCCGGAAATTTCATTTATTCCGAACGAA contains:
- a CDS encoding tyrosine-type recombinase/integrase, which translates into the protein MIDSFINYLEFEKKASPHTVDAYRRDLRQLEEFVGLSFGINEISGAEHPELRAWVIDLVDSGLSTTSVNRKIATLRSYYKFLLRSRIISKDPTYKLKGLKNPKKLPEFVQESAIESVLNESVYEPTFEGQRDKMVMEFLYLTGVRLSELIGLQWSDINLIEDSVKVLGKRKKERIIPITKGLKQNILLYKKVFEERFSKVGQSEYFIVSNQQKQSYPMMIFRIVRHYLDLFAQTSKRSPHVLRHTFATHLLNKGADLNAVKDLLGHANLAATQVYTHNSMEKLKAVFEQAHPKA